Within Desulfurobacterium thermolithotrophum DSM 11699, the genomic segment GAATAGGGGAATAGTTGATTAGGCCCTATTTAACCAATTAACAATTTAACCATTCAACTAATCAACCAATTAGCCATTTAACTATTTAACTAACAAGGAGACTCCAGATGAAAATACTTGTCACTGGTGGAGCGGGTTACATAGGAAGTCATGTTGTTAAAGCGTTGGGAGAAAAAGGATATAAAGTTTTAGTTGTTGATAATCTTTCTAAGGGACACAAAGAAGCTGTTTTATACGGTAAATTGGTTGTTGCTGATTTAGAAGATAAAAACACCTTAGATGTTATTTTCAAAGAATTTAGGCCAGATGCAGTTATGCACTTTGCTGCATTCATAGAAGTTGCACAGTCGCTTAGAGAACCTTTAAAGTACTACAAAAATAATACGGTTAACACAATAAACCTTCTTGAAGTCATGTTAAAAAATGGCGTGAATAAATTTATCTTTTCTTCTACCGCTGCAGTTTACGGAAATCCAGAAAAGGTTCCCATTCCAGAAATAGAACCTATAAAACCTATAAATCCTTACGGACAGTCAAAAGCTTTTGTTGAAAAAGTCCTTCAAGACTTTGATAAATCTTACGGCTTGAAATATGTATCTTTGAGATACTTTAACGCTGCAGGGGCTGATCCAGAAGGAAGAATAGGAGAAAGTCATGATCCAGAAACACATTTAATACCATTAATACTTAAAACAGCAAAAGGAGAAAAAGAAAGTATAAAGATTTTTGGAACGGATTATCCTACTCCTGATGGAACTTGCATAAGAGACTACATCCATGTAGATGATCTTGCAGAAGCTCATATTTTAGCGCTTGAATACTTACTAAATGGAGGAAGTAGCGAAGTTTTCAACTGCGGTTATGGACACGGATTTTCTGTAAGAGAAGTCATAGATACAGCAAGAAAAGTTACCGGTATAGACTTTAAAGTTGAAGAAACAGAAAGAAGACCGGGTGATCCTGCGATTCTTGTTGCAGATAGTTCAAAATTAAGGAAAGTTTTGGACTGGAAGCCAAAGTTTGATGATTTAGAATATATAATTCGTACTGCGTGGAATTGGGAAAGGAGAAGGGAAAGAGGTCAGGAGTGAAAAAGAGTGAGCTTGGAAAATTAATTTTATTGTTAGTATCAATTATCATTCCTATAACTATTGGGCTTTATGTAAGATTTGATGATTTAAGAGTGTGGGAAAAGTATAAAAATCAATTTTATTATGAAGATCGTCCGCTTTTTACAAGTTATGATGCCTTTTTCTTTGCCCGCTATGGAAAAGAGTACTTAAATGGTAGCTATAATGCTGGAGAAAGAGATCCTTTAAGATTTGTTCCAGATAACTATTTAACAAATAATGTGACCTATCCTTCTCCTATACCTATGGAAAGCTATTTTGGAGCTCAGCTTGCAAAAGCAGGGGATACTTATATAGAAAACGTTTCCCTTTGGTTGACACCTGTTTTGAGCGTTCTTTTTGTCATTCCTTTAGTTTTTTATTTTTATAGAATTGGGCTGCCTATAGCAGGCTTTGGTGGAGCCCTCTTAGGTGTAGTTTCTCTTTTGTATCTTGTAAGAACTTCAATAGCAAGGTTTGACACCGATTCTCTAAATCTTTTCTTTCCATTTGCAATTGCTTTCTTCCTTTTAAGGTCATTTCACTC encodes:
- the galE gene encoding UDP-glucose 4-epimerase GalE, whose protein sequence is MKILVTGGAGYIGSHVVKALGEKGYKVLVVDNLSKGHKEAVLYGKLVVADLEDKNTLDVIFKEFRPDAVMHFAAFIEVAQSLREPLKYYKNNTVNTINLLEVMLKNGVNKFIFSSTAAVYGNPEKVPIPEIEPIKPINPYGQSKAFVEKVLQDFDKSYGLKYVSLRYFNAAGADPEGRIGESHDPETHLIPLILKTAKGEKESIKIFGTDYPTPDGTCIRDYIHVDDLAEAHILALEYLLNGGSSEVFNCGYGHGFSVREVIDTARKVTGIDFKVEETERRPGDPAILVADSSKLRKVLDWKPKFDDLEYIIRTAWNWERRRERGQE